In the genome of Rhizobium etli 8C-3, one region contains:
- a CDS encoding flagellin — MAYTITDVGALNVLTVLRGVSKEADTVQRQVSSELRVETAADNASSWASATTLRSDENALRTVGDALGLGAAKVDTAYTAITSLIDVVSEIRKTVVSASDPANDRDKLSVTMEQYKAQLESAVNSVNFSGENWLLNRDATAPVQRSVIGGFVRGPNGEYYPQNITYPAANTIMIDTNNASRGLLTKSINADPDAMPARNYYLLDAGSTTSAVGSEMSISTSSTSQDLQDMLTVLDNIISSLNATAAGLGTMNSRIEDRQDFVATLSTSLKRSIGALVDTDMDEASVRLSAAQTARDMATEALSVMNTSASKVLILLE, encoded by the coding sequence ATGGCCTACACGATCACAGACGTAGGCGCGTTGAACGTGCTCACTGTTCTTCGCGGCGTTAGCAAGGAAGCCGACACCGTTCAGCGGCAGGTATCGTCGGAGCTGCGCGTCGAGACTGCGGCAGACAATGCCTCCTCATGGGCTTCCGCAACGACGCTGCGGTCGGACGAAAATGCGTTGAGGACGGTCGGCGATGCGCTTGGTCTCGGTGCCGCGAAGGTCGATACCGCCTACACGGCGATAACTTCGCTGATCGATGTGGTCTCGGAGATACGCAAAACCGTCGTATCGGCGAGCGACCCCGCCAATGATCGAGACAAGCTCAGCGTCACGATGGAGCAGTATAAGGCACAACTGGAAAGTGCCGTGAATTCCGTCAATTTTTCCGGCGAGAACTGGCTGTTGAACCGAGATGCGACGGCACCCGTGCAACGGTCGGTCATCGGCGGATTCGTCCGCGGTCCGAACGGTGAATACTACCCGCAGAACATCACTTACCCGGCAGCCAACACGATCATGATCGACACGAACAACGCCAGCCGCGGGCTACTGACGAAATCGATCAACGCCGATCCGGACGCAATGCCTGCCCGCAATTACTACTTGCTCGATGCGGGTTCGACGACGTCGGCGGTTGGTTCCGAAATGTCGATCTCTACAAGCTCGACGTCGCAGGACCTGCAGGACATGCTGACGGTATTGGACAATATTATTTCCAGCCTCAATGCGACCGCCGCGGGCCTTGGCACGATGAATTCCCGCATCGAAGACAGGCAGGATTTCGTCGCCACGCTTTCGACGTCGCTGAAGAGGAGCATAGGCGCCCTTGTCGATACCGATATGGACGAAGCTTCGGTTCGCCTGTCCGCAGCTCAAACAGCGCGTGATATGGCAACCGAAGCACTTTCCGTCATGAATACGTCCGCAAGCAAGGTCCTGATCCTGCTCGAGTAG
- the rem gene encoding transcriptional activator Rem codes for MIVVVDERELVKDGYTSLFGREGIPSTGFDPGEFGEWVQTAADSDIAAVEAFLIGQGRQALELPRAIRDRSQAPVIAVSDQPSLENTLALFDCGVDDVVRKPVHPREILARAAAIRRRLKAISTHTDIGAIRVFSDGRDPEINGEVFALPRRERRILEYLIANRGRRVTKTQIFNAIYGIFDEEVEENVVESHISKLRKKLRKKLGVDPVDSKRFLGYCIDWN; via the coding sequence ATGATCGTAGTGGTTGATGAGCGTGAGCTCGTGAAAGATGGTTATACATCACTGTTTGGCCGGGAGGGCATTCCCTCGACCGGCTTTGATCCAGGTGAATTCGGCGAGTGGGTGCAAACGGCGGCCGATTCCGATATCGCGGCTGTCGAGGCCTTCCTGATCGGCCAGGGCCGGCAGGCTCTCGAGCTGCCGCGGGCGATCCGGGATCGCTCCCAGGCGCCGGTGATCGCGGTCAGCGACCAGCCGTCGCTCGAAAACACCCTTGCACTTTTTGATTGCGGCGTCGACGACGTCGTCCGCAAGCCCGTGCACCCACGTGAAATCCTGGCGCGGGCTGCTGCGATCCGCCGCCGCCTGAAGGCGATTTCGACCCACACCGATATCGGCGCGATCCGCGTCTTCTCGGACGGCCGCGATCCGGAAATCAACGGTGAAGTCTTTGCGCTTCCCCGCCGCGAACGCCGCATTCTGGAATACCTGATCGCCAACCGCGGCCGCCGCGTCACCAAGACCCAGATCTTCAATGCCATCTACGGCATCTTCGACGAGGAAGTCGAAGAAAATGTCGTGGAAAGCCATATCTCCAAGCTGCGCAAGAAGTTGCGCAAGAAGCTCGGCGTCGACCCGGTCGATTCGAAGCGCTTTCTCGGCTACTGCATCGACTGGAACTGA
- the flaF gene encoding flagellar biosynthesis regulator FlaF: MYQFSYAEVMQDSVTDAKERERQVLDRSIELLSLARDKEKYSRESVEALFYTRRLWVSFIEDLKHPDNQLQIELRANLISIAIWILKECDKIRRRQSSNYQGIIDVTTIIRDGLK, from the coding sequence ATGTATCAATTCTCTTATGCCGAGGTCATGCAAGACTCGGTGACCGACGCGAAAGAGCGGGAGCGGCAAGTTCTCGACCGGTCGATCGAATTGCTTTCGCTGGCGCGCGACAAGGAAAAGTACAGCCGGGAATCGGTTGAGGCACTGTTCTACACCCGGCGACTTTGGGTGAGTTTCATCGAGGATCTCAAGCATCCCGACAATCAGCTCCAGATCGAGCTGCGGGCCAACCTGATTTCGATCGCAATCTGGATTTTGAAGGAATGCGACAAGATCAGGCGACGCCAATCGAGTAACTACCAAGGCATTATCGACGTTACCACCATCATCAGGGATGGACTTAAATGA
- a CDS encoding flagellar hook-length control protein FliK, with the protein MIDMNLTGGAAATEAAPAARGNGPAAKGGEAANGGFSDVLSKAGNGAQSTTGGAPAAAASADDAQTAVDEGAAGRVVLDLRDRARSKPLMALRDASLKQQAATQPEKVAIITGKSGKDQMKGRVDAASVEFDVKEDAREVAEDAHAAKDGKSAKTLENKTGADEVPPSDATSVSDALGLLNKEATGTVMPVSLLAAGHVDEKDDMAGKESDPGRGTAIATAADALAAISASDAQMPAVDGPANLEAKTFRLSRADGRGESMDIRIGADQDASGAKAKSDIENVTVLDSRRYIGLAQNSASVTAAILGDNEWTGAMQPSSALSNAAEWTSTGKVVNTLKIQMSPIDLGLVTATMRLSGDALNVDLKVETGAAYRQLKEDHGKIIEVLRSQGYAIDNVTISMAPVERPDAGNQANAQEQSSQQQSLQQGQGGEARERNAQTAQRGNGGLNGAGETNGEDVASGAAGGGASGSVYL; encoded by the coding sequence ATGATCGACATGAACCTAACGGGGGGAGCGGCCGCAACCGAAGCCGCGCCAGCCGCCAGAGGCAATGGTCCGGCAGCCAAGGGCGGCGAGGCTGCCAATGGCGGCTTTTCGGACGTGCTCTCGAAGGCAGGAAACGGTGCGCAAAGCACCACCGGCGGCGCGCCTGCCGCAGCCGCTTCGGCCGACGATGCCCAAACAGCCGTCGACGAGGGCGCTGCCGGCCGTGTCGTTCTTGATTTGCGCGATCGTGCGCGCAGCAAGCCGTTGATGGCTCTTCGCGATGCATCCTTGAAACAACAGGCCGCAACGCAGCCGGAGAAGGTTGCGATCATCACGGGCAAATCCGGCAAGGATCAGATGAAAGGCCGCGTCGATGCCGCTTCGGTAGAATTCGACGTCAAGGAAGACGCCCGCGAGGTCGCCGAAGATGCACATGCCGCAAAAGACGGAAAATCGGCAAAGACCTTGGAGAACAAGACCGGAGCCGATGAAGTCCCTCCGTCGGATGCGACGTCCGTCTCCGATGCACTCGGTCTTTTGAACAAGGAGGCGACGGGCACGGTGATGCCGGTGTCACTCCTGGCTGCAGGCCACGTGGATGAAAAAGACGATATGGCCGGTAAGGAAAGCGATCCCGGCCGTGGCACGGCAATTGCGACTGCGGCCGATGCGCTGGCGGCGATCAGCGCCAGCGACGCGCAGATGCCGGCGGTAGACGGCCCAGCCAATCTTGAGGCAAAGACCTTCCGTTTGAGCCGTGCGGACGGGCGCGGGGAGTCCATGGACATCCGTATCGGTGCTGATCAGGACGCGTCCGGCGCCAAGGCAAAGAGCGATATCGAAAACGTCACCGTTCTCGATTCACGCCGCTATATCGGCCTTGCGCAGAATTCCGCATCCGTGACCGCGGCAATCCTTGGCGACAACGAGTGGACGGGTGCGATGCAGCCGAGTTCGGCATTGTCGAACGCGGCCGAATGGACGAGCACCGGGAAGGTCGTCAACACGCTGAAGATTCAGATGTCGCCGATCGACCTCGGTCTCGTGACGGCAACGATGCGCCTTTCCGGCGATGCCCTGAACGTCGACCTGAAGGTTGAAACCGGTGCGGCCTATCGGCAGCTCAAGGAAGATCACGGCAAGATCATCGAGGTTCTTCGCAGCCAGGGCTATGCCATCGACAACGTCACGATCAGCATGGCGCCGGTAGAAAGGCCCGACGCGGGGAACCAGGCAAATGCCCAAGAGCAGTCTTCCCAGCAACAATCCCTGCAGCAAGGGCAGGGTGGCGAAGCGCGCGAGCGCAACGCCCAGACGGCGCAGCGCGGCAATGGAGGCCTTAATGGGGCAGGGGAGACCAATGGTGAAGATGTTGCTTCTGGTGCCGCTGGCGGCGGCGCTTCTGGCAGCGTTTACCTGTGA
- a CDS encoding flagellar hook protein FlgE, which produces MSIFGSMKTAVSGMNAQANRLSTVADNIANANTTGYKAVSTAFSSLVLPSTAGNYNSGGVQTSIRQAVSDQGDISYTTSGYDLAISGDGFFIVQGADGTPVLTRAGDFTKDDEGNLVNSAGFTLMGYPYGSSAPAVVVNGFDGLVPINVLGDQKLEAVPTANGTWTGNLKPSSPIETTAADLPSANGATATSDTQKYSIVTYDKLGSKVMYDIYFTKVPVTAVAPLPPTGTAYEWEMAVFRNADKAATGTSSFPYSSAAVDVKRVYFDSSGQMLTDATHTGTTDIIDPVTGLTINMSLDLSQVGDSWSGTGNVDGQGANSPVDITIDADGVVYSKYDDGSTKPVFQIPLANVPSPDLLTLMSGNVYSANGRSGVTVTGFPQTSGFGKIQSGALEGSNVDMAGELTEMIESQRSYTANSKVFQTGSDLMDVLVNLKR; this is translated from the coding sequence ATGAGCATATTTGGCAGCATGAAGACGGCAGTGTCGGGGATGAACGCACAGGCAAACCGCCTGAGCACCGTTGCCGACAACATCGCGAATGCAAATACCACCGGCTACAAGGCTGTCTCGACGGCCTTCTCCTCCCTCGTGCTGCCGTCCACGGCTGGCAACTACAATTCCGGTGGTGTGCAGACGTCGATCCGTCAGGCTGTTTCCGACCAGGGCGACATCTCCTACACGACTTCGGGCTACGACCTTGCCATTTCCGGCGACGGCTTCTTCATCGTGCAGGGCGCCGACGGCACGCCGGTCCTGACCCGCGCCGGTGACTTCACGAAGGACGACGAAGGCAATCTCGTCAACTCCGCAGGTTTCACGCTGATGGGCTATCCCTATGGTTCGTCCGCTCCGGCCGTCGTCGTCAACGGCTTCGACGGCCTTGTTCCGATCAATGTCCTCGGCGACCAGAAACTGGAAGCCGTGCCGACGGCGAATGGTACGTGGACGGGCAACCTCAAGCCTTCTTCGCCCATCGAAACCACCGCGGCAGACCTGCCGAGCGCAAACGGCGCAACGGCCACATCCGATACCCAGAAATATTCGATCGTCACCTATGACAAGCTCGGCAGCAAGGTGATGTACGACATCTACTTCACGAAGGTTCCGGTAACGGCCGTGGCGCCGCTGCCGCCGACCGGCACCGCCTACGAATGGGAAATGGCGGTATTCCGCAATGCTGACAAGGCCGCGACTGGCACTAGCTCCTTCCCGTACTCTTCAGCCGCCGTTGACGTGAAGCGGGTATATTTCGACAGCTCCGGGCAGATGCTGACGGATGCAACGCATACCGGCACCACGGATATCATCGATCCGGTGACGGGTCTCACCATCAATATGAGCCTCGATCTCTCGCAGGTCGGCGACAGTTGGTCCGGTACTGGCAACGTCGATGGTCAGGGCGCGAACTCGCCGGTCGATATCACGATCGACGCCGATGGTGTGGTGTATTCGAAGTACGACGACGGCAGCACCAAGCCTGTCTTCCAGATCCCGCTCGCAAACGTGCCGAGCCCCGATCTGCTGACGCTGATGTCCGGCAACGTCTACTCCGCCAACGGCAGGTCCGGCGTCACCGTCACCGGCTTCCCGCAGACGAGTGGCTTCGGCAAGATCCAATCGGGCGCGCTTGAAGGTTCGAACGTCGATATGGCAGGCGAGCTCACGGAAATGATCGAGTCGCAGCGCAGCTACACGGCAAACTCGAAAGTGTTTCAGACGGGTTCGGACTTGATGGACGTCCTCGTCAATCTCAAGAGATAA
- the motC gene encoding chemotaxis protein MotC has protein sequence MARPQHRHLLLALGLAIASPTVAADEDQANLAPYKMLRSLQFVQDSVALGDHSAAEMQRFMLGTIDQRLRNGDASVFDDDRNVDAALVYAMSGGNPATLEYLIARDVNGYFDNRVTDVLRKYLSGKGLLVAKTLVDTANEYRDKKIGPYLALVGGNVMVARSPDEALKLYDQARLSAPGTIVEEAALRRSVAICVEAGLLDKGLAYSQRYVRRFLHSPYASQFADLFVKLIVDHDHLKTEDIVSILSFMDEPRRREVYLRIARAAGIAGKAELARTAAGYAQSLAGEPNNALGMLADFYGNMASVSTPDVGAAAKSISSVADSELSPRDRALRAAAKSIAEQVLQPPDPASLTQASGSKPANEEITSEQAAVSTADGSQPVEITAPSEPAEDGAAPALLGDGAEQEADPSFKSFVTTSRSKLDEIDGLLSQESN, from the coding sequence ATGGCGCGCCCGCAGCACCGGCATCTTCTCCTGGCTCTCGGATTGGCGATCGCTTCGCCAACCGTCGCTGCAGATGAGGATCAGGCGAACCTGGCGCCGTACAAGATGTTGCGTTCGCTGCAGTTCGTACAGGACTCGGTCGCCCTCGGCGATCATTCGGCGGCCGAGATGCAGCGCTTCATGCTCGGCACGATCGATCAGCGCCTGCGCAATGGGGATGCCTCAGTCTTCGATGACGACCGCAACGTCGATGCCGCACTCGTCTATGCCATGAGCGGCGGCAATCCGGCCACTCTCGAATACCTGATTGCCAGGGACGTGAACGGTTATTTCGACAATCGCGTAACCGATGTCCTGCGCAAGTACCTGAGCGGCAAGGGCCTGCTCGTTGCAAAGACACTGGTCGATACCGCAAATGAGTACCGCGACAAGAAGATCGGTCCCTATCTCGCGCTTGTCGGCGGCAACGTCATGGTGGCGCGAAGCCCGGACGAAGCGCTCAAGCTCTATGATCAGGCGCGGCTTTCGGCGCCGGGGACGATTGTCGAAGAAGCCGCCCTGCGCCGCTCGGTGGCGATCTGCGTCGAGGCGGGTCTCCTTGACAAGGGGCTTGCCTATTCGCAGCGCTATGTGCGGCGGTTCCTCCACTCGCCCTATGCGAGCCAGTTCGCGGATCTTTTCGTCAAGCTGATCGTCGACCACGACCATTTGAAGACGGAAGATATCGTCAGCATCCTCTCCTTCATGGACGAACCGCGGCGCCGCGAGGTGTATCTGCGCATTGCGCGAGCCGCCGGTATTGCCGGCAAGGCGGAGCTTGCAAGGACGGCGGCCGGATATGCCCAATCGCTTGCCGGTGAACCGAACAATGCGCTCGGCATGCTTGCCGATTTCTACGGCAACATGGCCTCTGTCTCCACGCCCGACGTGGGTGCGGCCGCAAAGAGCATCAGCAGCGTTGCAGACAGCGAGCTCTCCCCGCGCGACCGCGCATTACGCGCTGCAGCCAAATCCATCGCCGAACAGGTGCTGCAGCCGCCGGATCCGGCAAGCCTGACACAAGCGTCCGGTTCTAAACCTGCTAATGAAGAAATCACTTCTGAACAGGCAGCCGTATCGACGGCCGACGGATCCCAGCCCGTAGAGATCACGGCGCCCTCCGAGCCTGCTGAAGATGGGGCGGCGCCGGCGCTTTTGGGGGACGGTGCAGAGCAGGAGGCTGACCCGTCATTCAAATCCTTTGTGACGACGAGCCGTTCGAAACTCGACGAAATCGACGGTCTCTTGAGCCAAGAGAGCAATTGA
- a CDS encoding flagellar hook-associated family protein: MKSSFISSSAIQNAMRLTIRQSQNQMVKASIEATTKTYADIGVSLGIDAAKSVNYARELDRISSFKDSNSTVNLRLEMSQSGLADVQKASDALVKNLTALKGSQASTAITVTLQSSSAALSQLMDTGNMITGGEYLFSGVNTDVPPLTDRSATVEADIVTALNTYASGLAKPVSALTAAEIDTFMSSTVEPMFSAAAWTDPVTGWSKASNQNMTSRISNSEVITSSTNANSDGMRYLAMATVMTNALIDQGLGTDAMDAVSSRAIGYAAQATSGLVTQQSQLGLSQERVSKANDALDAQAAIINNKVVDLQGVDPAEASTLVKTLETQLETAYTIVSKIQQLSLVNYL, from the coding sequence ATGAAGAGCTCCTTTATTTCTAGTTCAGCCATTCAGAACGCCATGCGATTGACGATCCGCCAGTCGCAGAACCAGATGGTCAAGGCTTCGATTGAAGCCACCACCAAGACCTACGCCGATATCGGCGTATCGCTCGGCATCGACGCGGCCAAGAGCGTGAACTACGCGCGAGAGCTCGATCGTATCTCCTCGTTCAAGGACAGCAACTCCACCGTCAATCTTCGTCTCGAAATGTCCCAGAGCGGATTGGCCGACGTGCAAAAGGCGAGCGATGCACTGGTGAAGAATCTGACGGCGCTCAAGGGAAGCCAGGCATCGACCGCCATCACCGTTACCCTCCAGTCCTCGTCTGCGGCACTTTCGCAGCTCATGGACACCGGCAACATGATCACCGGCGGCGAATACCTGTTTTCCGGTGTCAATACGGACGTTCCGCCACTGACGGATCGCAGCGCGACCGTCGAAGCCGATATCGTCACTGCGCTGAACACTTATGCGAGCGGGCTGGCCAAGCCGGTCAGCGCCTTGACGGCGGCTGAAATCGATACCTTCATGTCCAGCACCGTGGAGCCGATGTTCAGCGCTGCGGCATGGACCGATCCGGTAACAGGCTGGTCCAAGGCTTCCAACCAGAACATGACGAGCCGGATCAGCAACTCGGAAGTCATCACATCGTCCACCAACGCCAATTCCGACGGCATGCGCTACCTTGCAATGGCCACGGTAATGACGAATGCGCTGATCGACCAGGGCCTTGGCACTGATGCCATGGACGCGGTTTCGTCGCGCGCCATCGGCTATGCGGCGCAGGCGACCTCGGGCCTCGTGACGCAGCAAAGCCAGCTCGGCCTGTCGCAGGAGCGCGTCTCAAAGGCCAACGACGCCCTCGACGCCCAGGCTGCCATCATCAACAACAAGGTCGTGGACCTCCAGGGTGTCGACCCGGCAGAAGCTTCCACCCTCGTCAAGACTTTGGAGACACAGCTCGAAACGGCTTACACGATCGTATCGAAAATACAGCAGCTGAGCCTCGTGAACTACCTTTGA
- a CDS encoding MotB family protein, translating into MSESENHHHGRNEVIIVKRHGGGDHDGAHGGAWKIAYADFMTAMMAFFLVMWLVNAANEETKASVATYFNPIKLADEKPTEKGLKKPVDQADGDRKQDRSKVEEEEPTKGASAANGDDQTSTSGDQKNYSEADFFENPYSVLAEIAQEVGQQANVSAKGEGGASDSGPATGADGGQAYRDPFDPDFWTKQVEVTQADKVEQAAADQADPEQKPDATALAKAEALKPATADPASAAAGEAQDKGAILPEKSGEAAAKAQKHGQQQPADAPVPADEDKQAEELQQEIARQISTFAGKLAEGLTVTAAEGGLLVSLADQDDNSMFNIGSAVPRKEMVLAMEKIGEILKSRQGAVVIRGHTDGRQFKGADNENWRLSMDRAQAAYYMLVRGGVDEKRVAQVSGFADRRLKLPDDPFNAANRRIEILVQTDRG; encoded by the coding sequence ATGAGTGAAAGCGAAAACCATCACCACGGCAGGAATGAAGTCATCATCGTCAAGCGGCATGGCGGCGGCGATCATGACGGCGCCCATGGCGGCGCCTGGAAAATCGCCTATGCCGACTTCATGACCGCAATGATGGCGTTCTTCCTCGTCATGTGGCTGGTCAATGCGGCCAACGAGGAGACCAAGGCTTCCGTCGCCACCTATTTCAACCCGATCAAACTTGCCGATGAGAAGCCCACCGAGAAGGGCTTGAAGAAGCCCGTCGACCAGGCCGATGGCGATCGCAAGCAGGACAGGTCCAAGGTAGAGGAAGAAGAACCCACCAAGGGCGCATCTGCCGCCAATGGTGACGATCAGACGTCGACTTCGGGCGACCAGAAGAATTACTCCGAAGCCGATTTCTTCGAGAACCCCTATTCGGTACTCGCCGAAATCGCCCAGGAAGTCGGCCAGCAGGCAAATGTCAGCGCCAAGGGCGAGGGCGGAGCAAGCGATTCGGGCCCCGCGACCGGAGCTGACGGCGGCCAGGCGTATCGCGATCCGTTCGATCCGGATTTCTGGACGAAACAGGTCGAGGTCACGCAAGCCGACAAGGTCGAACAGGCAGCAGCCGACCAGGCCGACCCCGAACAGAAGCCCGATGCGACGGCACTGGCCAAGGCAGAGGCTCTCAAGCCCGCAACCGCGGATCCAGCGTCCGCCGCCGCAGGCGAAGCGCAGGACAAGGGCGCGATCTTGCCGGAAAAATCGGGTGAAGCCGCAGCCAAGGCGCAAAAGCACGGCCAACAGCAGCCTGCCGATGCACCGGTGCCCGCCGACGAAGACAAACAGGCCGAGGAGCTGCAGCAGGAGATCGCCCGGCAGATCAGCACATTTGCGGGCAAGCTTGCGGAAGGTTTGACCGTCACTGCAGCAGAAGGCGGCCTGCTGGTCAGCCTGGCCGACCAGGACGACAATTCCATGTTCAATATCGGCTCGGCCGTTCCGCGTAAGGAAATGGTGCTGGCGATGGAAAAGATCGGCGAAATCCTGAAGAGCCGTCAGGGGGCAGTCGTCATTCGCGGCCATACGGACGGCCGTCAGTTCAAGGGTGCCGACAATGAGAACTGGCGTCTTTCCATGGATCGTGCGCAGGCGGCCTATTACATGCTCGTTCGCGGCGGGGTGGACGAAAAGCGCGTCGCTCAGGTTTCCGGCTTTGCCGATCGGAGGCTGAAGCTGCCCGACGATCCCTTCAACGCCGCCAACCGCCGCATCGAAATCCTGGTTCAAACGGATCGGGGATAG
- a CDS encoding lytic transglycosylase domain-containing protein has product MLLLVPLAAALLAAFTCEARASGGACEREIQSAASKYAIPEGILYSVGLTETGRKGSLNPFALNIEGKAVFPPTELDAMRQFHSARKNGAKLIDIGCMQINHYFHGENFSSAEAMFDPHRNVEYAAKFLRNLHHRHETWTMAVARYHAGPNNDPAQKRYVCRVIANLVATGYGKWTPNASNFCQN; this is encoded by the coding sequence ATGTTGCTTCTGGTGCCGCTGGCGGCGGCGCTTCTGGCAGCGTTTACCTGTGAGGCGCGCGCCTCCGGCGGTGCCTGCGAAAGGGAAATCCAGTCAGCTGCTTCCAAATACGCCATACCGGAAGGCATTCTCTATTCCGTGGGGCTCACGGAAACCGGCCGCAAGGGTTCGCTCAATCCTTTTGCGCTCAACATAGAAGGCAAGGCAGTCTTCCCGCCCACCGAGCTGGACGCCATGAGGCAGTTCCATTCGGCGCGAAAAAACGGCGCCAAGCTCATCGACATCGGCTGCATGCAGATCAACCATTACTTTCATGGCGAGAATTTCAGCTCGGCGGAAGCCATGTTCGACCCGCACCGCAATGTCGAATATGCGGCCAAGTTCCTTCGCAATCTTCACCATCGGCATGAAACATGGACGATGGCGGTAGCACGATACCATGCCGGGCCGAACAACGATCCTGCGCAGAAGCGTTATGTCTGCCGCGTGATCGCCAATCTCGTCGCTACCGGCTATGGCAAGTGGACTCCCAATGCGAGCAACTTCTGCCAGAACTGA
- the flgK gene encoding flagellar hook-associated protein FlgK: MSLTSALNTAQGIFNNTGAQSSVVSNNIANAGNKDYVRRQAMLTTSLNGAQVVKINRAQEDALLRQYLKSNSQDSAQQTLLNGLEDIKSVIGGNDYETAPSTYLAVFRDKLSAFRAAPNSTIAGQGAITAAQDVVNSLNNATNAVQQVRMNADKSIANSVEELNELLAQFETANNAVKSATSSGADPSQALDQRDALLKQISGIVGVTTVSRDNNDMVLFTSDGVTLFETIARTVTFKPTQSYGASTDGNGVYIDGVALGKGSGGTTSAQGSLQALLQLRDDVAPTFQSQLDEIAKGLVALFSETNTAGTSTLPGLFTWTLPSGLAGATPTTAAIIDGIAGSITVNPAVVTSLGGDPMKLRDGSINGATFNQNTAANGGYTAQLDKLYTAMGAKMDFDPGAGVIGFNSATGIDSNVSIMDFSSSSIGWFEQYRSDASGATENTAAALSRSDEAYSNETGVNLDEELTLLLDIEQSYKAATKILNAIDEMLKSLLDIAS; encoded by the coding sequence ATGTCGCTCACTTCCGCACTTAACACGGCACAGGGCATATTCAACAATACAGGCGCACAAAGCAGCGTCGTATCGAACAATATCGCCAATGCCGGCAATAAGGATTACGTGCGTCGGCAGGCGATGCTCACCACCTCGTTGAACGGCGCGCAGGTGGTCAAGATCAATCGTGCGCAGGAGGATGCTCTCCTGCGCCAGTACCTGAAGAGCAATTCTCAGGACAGTGCCCAGCAAACGCTCTTGAACGGCTTGGAAGACATCAAGTCCGTCATCGGCGGCAACGATTACGAGACGGCGCCCTCCACCTATCTTGCGGTCTTTCGTGACAAGCTCAGCGCGTTCAGAGCCGCACCGAACAGCACGATCGCCGGCCAGGGCGCCATCACGGCGGCGCAGGACGTCGTAAACTCGCTGAACAATGCGACCAATGCTGTCCAGCAGGTGCGCATGAATGCGGACAAATCGATTGCAAATTCCGTCGAGGAGCTGAATGAGCTGCTTGCGCAATTCGAAACCGCAAACAACGCCGTCAAGTCTGCCACGTCTTCCGGTGCCGATCCGTCGCAAGCGCTCGACCAGCGCGACGCCTTGCTCAAGCAGATTTCCGGCATCGTGGGAGTGACGACCGTTTCCCGCGACAACAACGACATGGTGCTTTTTACCTCGGACGGGGTGACGCTCTTTGAGACCATTGCGCGCACGGTGACGTTCAAGCCGACCCAAAGCTACGGCGCATCCACCGACGGCAATGGCGTCTACATCGATGGCGTGGCGCTCGGCAAGGGTTCGGGCGGCACGACGTCGGCGCAGGGCAGTCTCCAGGCGCTTCTCCAGCTTCGTGACGACGTCGCGCCGACATTCCAATCCCAGCTCGACGAAATCGCCAAGGGCCTCGTTGCGTTGTTTTCGGAAACGAACACGGCCGGAACCAGCACGCTGCCGGGTCTGTTTACCTGGACGCTGCCGAGCGGGCTTGCGGGCGCAACGCCGACGACAGCTGCGATCATCGACGGCATTGCAGGTTCCATCACGGTCAATCCGGCGGTGGTGACCTCGCTGGGCGGCGATCCGATGAAGCTGCGCGACGGTTCGATCAACGGCGCCACGTTCAATCAGAATACCGCTGCCAACGGCGGCTACACCGCCCAGCTCGACAAGCTCTACACGGCCATGGGCGCCAAGATGGATTTCGATCCGGGCGCCGGCGTCATCGGCTTCAACTCGGCGACGGGTATCGATTCAAACGTCAGCATCATGGATTTTTCGTCCAGCTCGATCGGCTGGTTCGAACAATACCGCAGCGACGCGAGCGGCGCCACGGAGAACACGGCGGCAGCGCTTTCGCGATCCGACGAAGCCTATTCCAATGAGACCGGCGTCAATCTGGACGAAGAGCTGACGCTGCTTCTCGACATCGAACAATCCTACAAGGCGGCTACGAAGATTTTGAACGCCATCGATGAAATGTTGAAGTCATTGCTGGATATAGCGAGTTAA